The nucleotide window TGTTCAATATATGGAATATATGCTTCTTTACCATTCGTCAGTTTTACAACCCATACATCGTTCGCACCTGGCGCTAAAATCTCTTTGATTTTACCCAGTTCATCTCCGTCTTCGGTCACTACAGTACATCCAATAATTTCGTGATAGTAGTATTCGTTCTCAGGCAATTCACCAAGCTGACTATCAGGTACCTTTAAAATAGAACCTTTAAATACTTCCACTTCATTTACATTAGTATAGCCTTCAAAGGTTAATAGATCAAAATTTTTATGGCGGCGATGGGAGGTGATTGTTACAGGAAGCGGCTCATTTTTTTCTCTCCAAATATACAATATATTTCCTACTTTATAGCGTTCTTCCGGAAAATCTGTACGAGAAATAACACGAACCTCCCCGCGAATGCCATGTGTATTTACAATCTTTCCTACGTTAAACCACTTTGTCATGCGATCTCAACTCCTGCTTTTATATGTATAGTATGCTACACTTGCACACTGTAATTAAGCTTGTTTGTAGTATCTCTCATTTAGGTTGTCCAAACAATAAAACAATTAATAAAAGGGAGAGGCACGTAAGTCCTCTCCCTTTTACATAATCTCGAGCGTAATTTTTTCACTTTTGCTATGACCAGCCGCATAAACGACTGTTCGAATAGCTTTCGCGATACGCCCTTGCTTTCCAATGACTTTCCCTACATCCTCAGGATGTACAGTTAATCGATACGTGATACTTCCGTTATTGGAATCTTGTGTAACCAATACATCTTCAGGATGATCCACAAGGGCTTTTACAATCGTTTCGATTAACCCTGTCATCAGATTACTTACCTTGTTTAGCTAAATGGAATTTCTCAAGAATTCCTTGGTTAGAGAACAAGTTGCGAACTGTATCAGATGGCTTCGCACCGTTTTGTAACCATTTCAACGCAAGTTCTTCGTTGATTTTAACTTCAGCTGGTTGTGCTACTGGATTGTAGTAACCAATTTCTTCGATGAAACGTCCGTCACGAGGAGAACGAGCATCTGCAACAACTACACGATAGAAAGGAGATTTTTTAGCTCCCATACGTTTTAAACGAATTTTAACTGCCATTTATAAAGCACCTCCGAATATGTTTCACACAGATAATAATATTAGCAAAAGTGATGACCCTTTGTAAAGTAAAATTTCTTAACAGGCATCATTTTTTCTATACTTTCTTTCTTTCTTACATGAACGGAAACTTAAATCCGCCTTTTTTCTTACCTTTTTGCATATTTGTCATGGCCTTCATCATCTTTTTCATGTCTTCAAATTGCTTCAGCAAGCGATTCACTTCTTGTACAGTTGTACCGCTTCCCTTTGCAATTCGTTTTTTACGACTAGCATTAATGATTTCTGGCTGTTCTCGTTCCGCTGTTGTCATAGAACGAATGATAGCTTCAACATGCCCAATTTGTTTTTCATCAACCTGGGCATTTTTTAAACCTTTGATTTTATTTGCTCCCGGAAGCATACCAAGAATTTCATCCAAAGGTCCCAATTTACGTACTTGTCCGAGTTGCTCCAAGAAATCATCAAGTGTAAAGGATAAAGAACGCATTTTCTGTTCTAATTCTTTTGCTTTCTCTTCGTCAACTGCAAACTGCGCTTTTTCAATAAGCGTAAGTACGTCCCCCATACCTAAAATACGCGAAGCCATGCGCTCCGGATGGAAGGTTTCAAGTGCATCCAATTTTTCACCCATACCAACAAACTTAATCGGTGTTCCTGTTACTGCTTTAATAGAAAGGGCCGCACCACCGCGTGTATCACCATCTAGTTTTGTAAGAACAACCCCTGTTAAGCCAAGTTGATCATGGAAACTTTGGGCAACATTTACAGCATCTTGTCCTGTCATTGCATCAACAACAAGGAAGATTTCGTCAGGCTTAGACAATTCCTTAACCTGTTGTAATTCATCCATTAGCTCTTCATCAATATGCAGACGCCCTGCTGTATCAATCAGAACATAATCATGATGCTCTTCTTTTGCTTTTTCAATTGCTTGTCTTGCAATTTCCACAGGACTTATTTTATCTCCTAGTGAAAATACAGGCATATCAAGCTGCTTACCAAGTGTTTCAAGCTGCTTAATGGCAGCAGGACGATAAATATCAGCAGCAACAAGTAAAGGCTTACGATTATACTTTTTACGTAATAAATTTGCAAGTTTTCCCGTTGTTGTCGTTTTACCGGCACCTTGTAATCCGACCATCATGATGACTGTCGGCGGACGCTTAGCAACGGCAATCTTACTCTCAGATCCACCCATCAACTCGGTTAATTCTTCTTGAACAACCTTGATGACTTGTTGTCCCGGCGTAAGACTCTTCATTACGTCTTGTCCAATTGCGCGCTCTGATACCCGTTTGACAAAATCTTTTACTACTTTAAAATTTACGTCTGCTTCTAATAAAGCAAGGCGCACTTCGCGCATCATTTCTTTTACGTCAGCCTCGGTTACTTTCCCTTTGCCGCGAATTTTTTGTAATGTCTGTTGAAGTCGGTCGGCTAATCCCTCAAATGCCATAGTGCCGCCCTCCTATTCTAATTTTTCAATAGCTTCAACAACTTGTTTCACTTCTTCATGTACATGCTCGTTGCTGATTAAGTCTTTAAGTTTTACAAGAAGCTGCTTACGATCTTGGAACTTTTTCAACAGTAACAGCTTATCTTCATACTCCTCAAGCATTGCTTCTGTACGCTTTATATTATCATACACCGCTTGACGGCTTACTTCAAATTCCTCAGCAATTTCTCCAAGTGAATAGTCGTCTAGATAATACAGCGACATATAGCTCCGTTGCTTCGGTGTTAACAACGATTGATAAAAATCAAATAAATAGTTCATTCTCGTTGTTTTTTCGAGCATGGTTATCATCCTTTGTTAAGTGAATTACCTTTACAAACTTAGTTTACAAGTTGTCGAATACACTGTCAAGCTTTTTCCCTTGCACACTCTTTATAAAAGAATGTCTCTTTACTCCGCTGTCTCCACTAAATCTGCAAACAATCCGTATACATACTGCTCTGGATCAAACTGTTGCAGATCATCCATTTTTTCCCCTAACCCTACAAACTTAACAGGTACACTCATTTCTTTGCGAATCGCTAGCACAATACCGCCTTTTGCTGTACCATCAAGCTTTGTTAAGACGATCCCAGACACGTCTGTTGCTTCACGGAATGTTTTCGCTTGGCTCAATCCATTTTGGCCTGTTGTCGCATCAATTACTAGCAGTACTTCATGCGGTGCACCAGGCACCTCACGTTCAATAACACGTTTTACTTTTTCAAGCTCTTTCATCAAGTTTACCTTATTTTGCAAACGACCTGCTGTATCACAAAGAAGTACGTCTGCCTTGCGCGCTTTCGCTGCTTGAATTGCGTCATACATCACAGCCGCCGGATCTGAACCGGGCGCTTGTTTAATAACATCTACACCAACGCGTTCTCCCCATACCTCTAATTGCTCAATTGCACCGGCCCGGAATGTATCCCCAGCTGCCATTACGACCGATTTCCCCTCACCCTTAAGCTTATGTGCAAGCTTGCCAATGGTTGTCGTCTTCCCTACACCGTTTACCCCAACAAATAAGATAACAGTTAGTCCGTCTTGCATGTTCAATTCATTACTAAATTCTTCACCGCCTCTATAAATGGCAATGAGTTTTTCAGAAATAACACTTTGTAAATCACGTGGGTCTTGAATATTACGACGCTGCACTTCTTCTTTCAGCTGATCTATTAAATCCATAACTGTTGTAATACCAACATCCGCACCAATTAAGATTTCTTCCAGCTCTTCAAAGAAATCTTCATCTACTTTTCTGTAACGAAACACGAGATCGTTCACTTTTTCTGAAAAGGAATTACGGGTTTTCTCAAGCCCACTTTTAAATTTCTCCGTAACAGCATCTGTTTGTCGTGAAATCGTTTCTTTTAACTTTTTAAAAAAACTCATGCATATTCTTCCTCTCTATTCATTTGTAACCGGCTCATCTAATCGAACTGATACCAGCTTAGACACACCCGACTCTTGCATTGTCACACCATAGAGAACATCACATTCTTCCATTGTACCTTTTCGGTGCGTAATAACAATAAATTGCGTTTCATTACTGAATCGCTTTAAATACTGTGCAAAGCGTGCTACATTTGCTTCATCAAGAGCGGCTTCTACCTCATCTAGTACACAAAACGGTACAGGTCGTACCTTTAAAATAGCAAACAGTAGCGCAATTGCAGTCAAAGCACGCTCTCCGCCTGATAACAGCCCAAGATTCTGCAGCTTCTTACCAGGAGGTTGTGCTACAATATCAACTCCTGTATGCAGAATATCTTTTGTATCAGTCAAAACAAGGTCAGCGCGCCCACCGCCAAACAATTCTTTAAAGATAAATTGGAATTCTGCTCGAATGGCCTCAAACGTAAAAGAGAAACGCTTTTTCATTTCTTCATCCATTTCTCCAATGACCTGGTGTAACGTCTCCTTTGCTTCACGCAGATCGTCGCGCTGTGTAAGAAGAAACGTATAACGTTCTGAAACTCTATCATATTCATCGATTGCACCTAAGTTTACAGTGCCTAACTCTTCAATTGATGTTTTGACAAGGCGGACTTTTTTACGCGCTTCCTCGGCAGTTATTAGCATTGGATATTTTACTTTGGCAGCTTCAAATGATACACCATATTCTTCACGCAAGTGTTGTAACCTATTTTCAAGCTCTACGTCTAAACGATTTGCTTGTACCTCTTGATCTTTGGTGACATCCAACAAGTACTTATGATTTCGTTTTGTTTCACGCGTTTCCAATTCTAAACTTTCCAATTTGCCCTGCATCTCAAAACGTTGTTTACGCCGCGTACTTATTAATTCTGTTGTTTGCTCACTATCCTGTGCTTTCTGCATGATACGCTTTTCAATTTGCTGCTCGCCACTTGAATTTGAGCTCATCTCTTGCTTTAAGAACAAGAGGTCTTCTCGTGTTTTTGTCAGCAATTCGGTTGTTTCGTTTTGCTCTTCTCTCAGTCGAATTGTTTTTTCCTGTTGATTAGACAACCTTTGTTGTTGTTGTGCATCTTGTACCTTTAAATCAGTTATTTCCGCTTGCAGTCTATCCCGCAAGGCAGCTTGTTCCTGCTTTCGTTTAGTCAGCTTAGCAAGGTTTTCATCCATATTTTGAAGATTTTTCTGAATGAGTACGAGCTTGTCTTTTAATTGACTCTGACGCTCTTTTACCTTTAACTCATCTTCTTGGAACCCTTCCATCTCTAAATCATACATAGAAAGGCGCTCGTTCACCCTTTGTTCCTCAGATTCTACCTGTGCCAACTCAGCTACTAGCTTTTGCTCATTCGGGCGTATTTCATCCAATTGCTGACGAAGCTTGGCAAGAAGAATTTCCTTTTCTTCTATCTCACGCTTTGCTTCACGAACCAGCTTCTCTAGAGCATGCGTTTTTGCCTCCATATCTTTTAGCTTTTCAACAGTTGTTTCCAGCTCACGCTGTCTGCCAAGCAGCGATGTGCGTGCCTGCTTTACAGCACCACCAGTCATAGCACCTCCTGGATTTACAATATCTCCGTCTAGAGTAACAATACGATAGCGATACTGTATGAGACGTGCTAATTCATTCGCTGCTTTTAAATCCGCTGTTACTAAAACAGTACCTAGCAAATTGTAAACAATTGCTTTATATTTTGGATCATATTGAACCAAATCGGCAGCTACACCTAAAAATGCCGGATGCTGCTGAGCTGTATGTAATACTTCTGCACCAATATTCTTTCCTTTCATTACACGCAGCGGCAAAAATGTTGCTCTCCCGTATTGATTTGTTTTTAGAAAAGCGATGGCTGCACGACCATGCGCTTCTGTTTCTACTACAACATGTTGCATAGCAGCACCTAGTGTCGTTTCAATCGCAACTTCATATTTTTGAGGTACTGCAATGAGTTCCGCAACAGCTCCTTCAATTCCTTGTAGCGCAGTGCCTCGTGCTCTTAACACTTCACGCACACCTTGATAAAATCCGGCGTAATCCTCTTGCATTTCTTCCAACATTTCTTTTCTGGAACGCATTTGTTGTAAAAATTGATATGCTTGATACAGCTTGCTTTCATCTATCGCACATTGCTTTTTGCGCTGTTCTAATGCATGTTCTGTTTCTCGCAACAAATGCATGGTATTTTGCGTATTGGTTTCCATTTCTTGATATTGGAAAATTAAGCGCTCTTTTTTGGCTTGCACTTCCTTTCTTAACTGAAGATACTTGGCGTTTTCTTCATCTAGGCGCTTATTTTTAAATGCATATTGTCCCGCTTGTTCCTCAAGCATCACCAATTCATTGCGATAGCCAGCCTGTTCATTTAAAACTTCAATATAATCTGCTTTTAATGACTCAATTTGCTCATCTAAGTTCTGTTCTAAATTGGCAATTGCAATTTCTTTTTCCTCTAATTTCTGCTTAATCTCTGCCACATGTTCTTTCATCCTATGCAACACTTGATTCTCGTAGACAATATTTTTCTCATATCCAGCAAGCTTGGACACTAACGCATCAATACTTTCTTGCAGTTGCACTGAATGGGCACTTGCATTTTTCTTTCTTTCTTTTAAAAGCTCCCGCTGTCCCTCCAATTTCTCCAACTCTTTGCTTGTTAAAAGCAAAACTTCCTGCAAAGAAGCAACTGATTCATCTACAGCCTGTACCTGAGAGCGTAATTCTTCAATAAAAGCTTCATCTTTTTGCAGTTTTGTAGCTAGCTGCAATTCTCTTTCTTTGTTTTGTTCCAGCTCTGCAAGTAACTTCTCCCACTTTTTATGCAATTCTTCAATCTCATGTACAATCAAAGCAGCCTCTACTTGTTCCAGCGCTTCTTTTTGCTCTAAATAATCCTTTGCTGCGGATGCCTGCATGCGAAGCGGCTCAATTTGTGCGCTCAGCTCATGAATAATGTCTTCTACACGATGTAAGTTTTCTTGGGTCTCTTCAAGCTTCGCTTCTGCCTTTTTTTTGCGTGTTTTATACTTTAATACACCTGCTGCTTCCTCAAAAATACTGCGTCTATCCTCTGCCTTGCTGCTTAAAATTTGCTCTACTTTCCCCTGACTAATAATAGAGAAAGCTTCCCGTCCCATACCGGAATCCATAAATAAGTCCACAATATCTTTTAAGCGACATGACTGTTTATTTATAAAGAAATCACTCTCACCAGAACGATACACTCGTCTCGTTACACTGACTTCGCTATACGCTACCGGTAAGCGTTCATCTTCATTATCAAGTGTCAGTGTCACCTCAGCCACATTTAGGGCCCTGCGGGAATCGCTTCCTGCAAAAATAACATCTTCCATTTTGGCACCGCGCAAAGACTTTACAGATTGTTCGCCAAGAACCCATCTGATTGCATCTGTTATATTACTTTTCCCACTTCCGTTTGGTCCCACTACAGCTGTGACACCAGGAACGAAATCAATGGACACTCTTTCAGCAAAAGATTTAAATCCGGCTATTTCTAATCTTTTGAGGAACATGATGTACTCCCCCTATCGCAACGAATCCCCCTCTCACAAGGGGGATTGCACTATTGATGTTCTTTTAATTTTTTTAAAGCTTCTTCAGCAGCATGTTGCTCCGCTTCTTTTTTCGATCTACCGCTGCCAAGTCCTAAAGCGGACCCGTTTAATGTCACACGCGACACAAACTCTCTATTATGTGCTGGACCCTTTTCTTGCAAAATCTGATATTCAATGCTACCGCTTCCGTCACGCTGAATGAGTTCCTGAAGCTGACTTTTAAAATCCATCACATGAGAAAAAGCACCATCGTTGATTTTTGGATATACAATGTTTTTCAAAAAGCCCCATACCGTTTCAAGCCCCTGGTCTAAGTACAGAGCGCCGATAAACGCCTCAAATACGTCAGCTAGCAACGCTGGACGTTCTCGTCCTCCAGTCATTTCCTCACCTTTACCAAGAAGAACTAGGTTACCGAAGGAAAGCTCATTGGCAAATCGCACAAGCGATGGTTCACACACGATAGCTGCGCGCATTTTTGTCAATTCTCCTTCACTCATTGTCGGGTACTTTTGAAACAAATATTGTGAAACTGTGAGCTCAAGCACTGCATCACCCAAAAATTCCAAACGCTCGTTATCTTCATGAGGTTTTTTACGATGCTCATTCACATACGATGAATGCGTGAAAGCTTGAATTAGCAATCTTTCATTTTTGAATACAATCCCAATGTCGTCTTGAAACTTTTTAAATGCTTCTCGATATTTCAATTCAGTTCTCTTATCTCTCTGTCGTCTGTACGGCATAGGCCCCTCCATATCCGCCCGCAATATGCTAAAAGCAAGCCCCCTGTATCAAGGGACTTGCTCATACTCTTATAGGTGGCTCTCTATGTAAGAAACAGCATCACCAACAGTAGCAATCTTTTCTGCGTCTTCATCAGAAATTTCCATTTCAAACTCGTCTTCTAATTGCATTACAAGTTCTACAACATCAAGGGAATCTGCCCCTAAATCTTCTTTAAAGCTTGCAGAAGGTGCCACTTCAGTCTCGTCTACACCTAGACGGTCAACGATAATTTTCGTTACACGCTCTAAAACATCTGCCATGCCTGTTCACCTCCCCTCAAGTCATTATATTAAATATTTTACAAAAAAACTAGGCGAAATCAATGTTCCATTGAAACAATCATACAATAAAAACTTTTACATAGCCATTCCGCCATCTACATGCAAGGTTTGCCCGGTGATATAGCCGCTTTTTTCTGACGCCAAGAACGTAACAGCATTTGCAATATCTTCAGCTGCACCAAGCTTGGCGAGTGGAATAAGCTTTAACAAGTCGTCTTTAATACCTTCAGATAATATATCCGTCATATCGGTTACAATAAAGCCGGGCGCAATGGCGTTTACCGTGATATTACGAGCTGCCAATTCCTTTGCAGCTGTTTTTGTAAAGCCAATAACACCAGCTTTTGCTGCCACATAGTTTGCTTGTCCCGGATTTCCTGTTACACCCACTACTGATGCTACATTAATAATGCGACCATAGCGTTGACGCATCATCAGACGAGATACAGCTTTTGTACATAAAAACACGCCTTTTAAATTCGTGTTGATGACTGCATCCCATTCTTCTTCTTTCATTCGCATGAGCAAATTATCTTTCGTAATACCAGCATTATTGACTAAAATATCAATTTTACCGAATGCGTCTGTGGCTGTTTTAATCAGTTCTGCAACTTCTTCTCCATTTGCCACATCAGCCTTGACTGCAATTGCTGCTGATCCTAGAGCTTTTATTTCATCAACTACTTCGTTAGCCTTTACTTCATTCCCTGCATAGTTAACAATGATGCTAGCACCCTGTCTGGCTAAATCAAGAGCGACAGCACGTCCAATTCCTCGAGATGCCCCCGTCACTAATGCAACTTGACCTGTTAGCATGCTTATTCTCCTCTCAACTGGGAAATTGTGTATTTCATCGTATCTTCATCGTATATTGCATATGTCTTAGCGGAAGGAGCAATAGATTTCATTAAACCGGCAAGTACTTTTCCAGGTCCAATTTCGACAAAAGTATCTACGCCAAGTGCAACCATTTTTTCAATGGACGGATACCATTGAACGGGTGAGTATAATTGTTGTACTAAGCGTTCTTGAATCTCTTCTTTAGCAGTTACAATTTCTCCTGTCACATTGCTAATAACTGGTACCTCTGCATCTCTAATGGTAATATCCGATAAGACAGAACGAAATTTATCTGCCGCAGGGCGCATCAACTCAGAATGAAACGGTCCGCTGACACGAAGCATAATAGCACGTTTTGCTCCTTTCTCTTTTGCCGCTGCAGCTGCGAGCTCTACTCCGGTTTTTGTACCAGATATGACAATTTGACTTGCACTGTTCATATTGGCAATTTGCACAGAATGGCCGGACTTTGTCACCGTTTCCGTGACATCAACAAGTTTGGCAACATCCATACCCAATATAGCAGCCATAGCA belongs to Ectobacillus sp. JY-23 and includes:
- the rimM gene encoding ribosome maturation factor RimM (Essential for efficient processing of 16S rRNA) — translated: MTKWFNVGKIVNTHGIRGEVRVISRTDFPEERYKVGNILYIWREKNEPLPVTITSHRRHKNFDLLTFEGYTNVNEVEVFKGSILKVPDSQLGELPENEYYYHEIIGCTVVTEDGDELGKIKEILAPGANDVWVVKLTNGKEAYIPYIEQVVLKVDVKEKMVTIHLMEGLL
- the fabD gene encoding ACP S-malonyltransferase: MGKLAFLFPGQGSQAIGMGKQLADVSKEAASVFQQANEVLQTNLSELMFAGSQEELTKTTNAQPALLTVSAAILAAMEQYAVTPDYVAGHSLGEYSALVAAKAISFADGVYAVRKRGEYMEEAVPDGQGAMAAILGMDVAKLVDVTETVTKSGHSVQIANMNSASQIVISGTKTGVELAAAAAKEKGAKRAIMLRVSGPFHSELMRPAADKFRSVLSDITIRDAEVPVISNVTGEIVTAKEEIQERLVQQLYSPVQWYPSIEKMVALGVDTFVEIGPGKVLAGLMKSIAPSAKTYAIYDEDTMKYTISQLRGE
- the fabG gene encoding 3-oxoacyl-[acyl-carrier-protein] reductase, yielding MLTGQVALVTGASRGIGRAVALDLARQGASIIVNYAGNEVKANEVVDEIKALGSAAIAVKADVANGEEVAELIKTATDAFGKIDILVNNAGITKDNLLMRMKEEEWDAVINTNLKGVFLCTKAVSRLMMRQRYGRIINVASVVGVTGNPGQANYVAAKAGVIGFTKTAAKELAARNITVNAIAPGFIVTDMTDILSEGIKDDLLKLIPLAKLGAAEDIANAVTFLASEKSGYITGQTLHVDGGMAM
- the acpP gene encoding acyl carrier protein, producing the protein MADVLERVTKIIVDRLGVDETEVAPSASFKEDLGADSLDVVELVMQLEDEFEMEISDEDAEKIATVGDAVSYIESHL
- the smc gene encoding chromosome segregation protein SMC, whose amino-acid sequence is MFLKRLEIAGFKSFAERVSIDFVPGVTAVVGPNGSGKSNITDAIRWVLGEQSVKSLRGAKMEDVIFAGSDSRRALNVAEVTLTLDNEDERLPVAYSEVSVTRRVYRSGESDFFINKQSCRLKDIVDLFMDSGMGREAFSIISQGKVEQILSSKAEDRRSIFEEAAGVLKYKTRKKKAEAKLEETQENLHRVEDIIHELSAQIEPLRMQASAAKDYLEQKEALEQVEAALIVHEIEELHKKWEKLLAELEQNKERELQLATKLQKDEAFIEELRSQVQAVDESVASLQEVLLLTSKELEKLEGQRELLKERKKNASAHSVQLQESIDALVSKLAGYEKNIVYENQVLHRMKEHVAEIKQKLEEKEIAIANLEQNLDEQIESLKADYIEVLNEQAGYRNELVMLEEQAGQYAFKNKRLDEENAKYLQLRKEVQAKKERLIFQYQEMETNTQNTMHLLRETEHALEQRKKQCAIDESKLYQAYQFLQQMRSRKEMLEEMQEDYAGFYQGVREVLRARGTALQGIEGAVAELIAVPQKYEVAIETTLGAAMQHVVVETEAHGRAAIAFLKTNQYGRATFLPLRVMKGKNIGAEVLHTAQQHPAFLGVAADLVQYDPKYKAIVYNLLGTVLVTADLKAANELARLIQYRYRIVTLDGDIVNPGGAMTGGAVKQARTSLLGRQRELETTVEKLKDMEAKTHALEKLVREAKREIEEKEILLAKLRQQLDEIRPNEQKLVAELAQVESEEQRVNERLSMYDLEMEGFQEDELKVKERQSQLKDKLVLIQKNLQNMDENLAKLTKRKQEQAALRDRLQAEITDLKVQDAQQQQRLSNQQEKTIRLREEQNETTELLTKTREDLLFLKQEMSSNSSGEQQIEKRIMQKAQDSEQTTELISTRRKQRFEMQGKLESLELETRETKRNHKYLLDVTKDQEVQANRLDVELENRLQHLREEYGVSFEAAKVKYPMLITAEEARKKVRLVKTSIEELGTVNLGAIDEYDRVSERYTFLLTQRDDLREAKETLHQVIGEMDEEMKKRFSFTFEAIRAEFQFIFKELFGGGRADLVLTDTKDILHTGVDIVAQPPGKKLQNLGLLSGGERALTAIALLFAILKVRPVPFCVLDEVEAALDEANVARFAQYLKRFSNETQFIVITHRKGTMEECDVLYGVTMQESGVSKLVSVRLDEPVTNE
- the rpsP gene encoding 30S ribosomal protein S16, yielding MAVKIRLKRMGAKKSPFYRVVVADARSPRDGRFIEEIGYYNPVAQPAEVKINEELALKWLQNGAKPSDTVRNLFSNQGILEKFHLAKQGK
- the ffh gene encoding signal recognition particle protein, whose translation is MAFEGLADRLQQTLQKIRGKGKVTEADVKEMMREVRLALLEADVNFKVVKDFVKRVSERAIGQDVMKSLTPGQQVIKVVQEELTELMGGSESKIAVAKRPPTVIMMVGLQGAGKTTTTGKLANLLRKKYNRKPLLVAADIYRPAAIKQLETLGKQLDMPVFSLGDKISPVEIARQAIEKAKEEHHDYVLIDTAGRLHIDEELMDELQQVKELSKPDEIFLVVDAMTGQDAVNVAQSFHDQLGLTGVVLTKLDGDTRGGAALSIKAVTGTPIKFVGMGEKLDALETFHPERMASRILGMGDVLTLIEKAQFAVDEEKAKELEQKMRSLSFTLDDFLEQLGQVRKLGPLDEILGMLPGANKIKGLKNAQVDEKQIGHVEAIIRSMTTAEREQPEIINASRKKRIAKGSGTTVQEVNRLLKQFEDMKKMMKAMTNMQKGKKKGGFKFPFM
- the ftsY gene encoding signal recognition particle-docking protein FtsY, translated to MSFFKKLKETISRQTDAVTEKFKSGLEKTRNSFSEKVNDLVFRYRKVDEDFFEELEEILIGADVGITTVMDLIDQLKEEVQRRNIQDPRDLQSVISEKLIAIYRGGEEFSNELNMQDGLTVILFVGVNGVGKTTTIGKLAHKLKGEGKSVVMAAGDTFRAGAIEQLEVWGERVGVDVIKQAPGSDPAAVMYDAIQAAKARKADVLLCDTAGRLQNKVNLMKELEKVKRVIEREVPGAPHEVLLVIDATTGQNGLSQAKTFREATDVSGIVLTKLDGTAKGGIVLAIRKEMSVPVKFVGLGEKMDDLQQFDPEQYVYGLFADLVETAE
- a CDS encoding putative DNA-binding protein, whose product is MLEKTTRMNYLFDFYQSLLTPKQRSYMSLYYLDDYSLGEIAEEFEVSRQAVYDNIKRTEAMLEEYEDKLLLLKKFQDRKQLLVKLKDLISNEHVHEEVKQVVEAIEKLE
- the rnc gene encoding ribonuclease III codes for the protein MPYRRQRDKRTELKYREAFKKFQDDIGIVFKNERLLIQAFTHSSYVNEHRKKPHEDNERLEFLGDAVLELTVSQYLFQKYPTMSEGELTKMRAAIVCEPSLVRFANELSFGNLVLLGKGEEMTGGRERPALLADVFEAFIGALYLDQGLETVWGFLKNIVYPKINDGAFSHVMDFKSQLQELIQRDGSGSIEYQILQEKGPAHNREFVSRVTLNGSALGLGSGRSKKEAEQHAAEEALKKLKEHQ
- a CDS encoding KH domain-containing protein, with amino-acid sequence MTGLIETIVKALVDHPEDVLVTQDSNNGSITYRLTVHPEDVGKVIGKQGRIAKAIRTVVYAAGHSKSEKITLEIM